From a region of the Cucumis sativus cultivar 9930 chromosome 6, Cucumber_9930_V3, whole genome shotgun sequence genome:
- the LOC101215333 gene encoding chitinase 1, whose translation MKSHSCLIILAFAFLLGVASAEQCGRQTNGALCPNNLCCSQYGWCGNTDPYCKDGCQSQCGSTSGEQCGRQANGALCPNNLCCSQYGWCGDTDAYCKDGCQSQCRGSTSPTPPSGGGSGTVGSIITESLYNQMLKYSTDSRCPSNGFYTYNAFITAAQSFPDFGTTGDDATRKRELAAFFGQTSHETTGGWASAPDGPYAWGYCFIREINQDVYCTPSDQWPCVAGQKYYGRGPMQLTHNYNYGPAGNALSLNLLSNPDLVATNAIISFKAAIWFWMTPQGNKPSCHNVITGNWQPSGTDNAAGRVPGYGVITNIINGGLECGHGPDSRVEDRIGFYKRYCDMLGIGYGSNLDCNNQQSF comes from the exons atgaagtCTCACAGCTGCCTTATAATCTTAGCCTTTGCATTTCTTTTAGGAGTTGCCTCAGCCGAGCAATGTGGGCGGCAGACCAATGGTGCTCTATGCCCCAACAACCTCTGCTGTAGCCAGTACGGTTGGTGCGGCAACACTGACCCCTATTGTAAAGACGGTTGCCAGAGTCAATGcg GATCTACCTCAGGCGAGCAATGTGGGCGGCAGGCTAATGGAGCTTTATGCCCCAACAACCTCTGCTGTAGCCAGTACGGTTGGTGTGGCGACACTGATGCCTATTGTAAAGATGGTTGCCAAAGTCAATGTCGGGGCTCGACTAGTCCTACACCACCCTCTGGCGGTGGTAGTGGTACTGTAGGAAGTATCATTACCGAAAGCCTATACAATCAAATGCTTAAATATTCTACCGACTCTCGATGTCCTAGTAATGGATTCTATACCTATAATGCTTTCATTACTGCTGCTCAATCCTTTCCTGACTTTGGTACCACGGGAGATGACGCTACTCGTAAGAGAGAGCTTGCAGCCTTTTTTGGTCAAACTTCTCATGAGACTACTG GAGGATGGGCTTCTGCACCTGATGGTCCATATGCGTGGGGATATTGTTTCATAAGGGAGATAAATCAAGATGTGTATTGCACACCTAGCGACCAATGGCCATGTGTTGCTGGTCAGAAATATTATGGTCGTGGACCAATGCAACTAACTCA CAACTACAACTACGGGCCAGCAGGAAATGCACTAAGTTTGAATTTGCTAAGCAACCCTGATTTGGTAGCCACAAATGCTATTATATCATTCAAGGCAGCCATTTGGTTTTGGATGACACCACAAGGAAACAAACCATCCTGTCACAATGTTATTACCGGCAATTGGCAACCTTCGGGCACTGACAATGCCGCTGGAAGAGTCCCTGGCTATGGTGTCATCACCAACATCATTAACGGTGGACTCGAATGTGGACATGGTCCCGACTCTAGAGTTGAGGATCGAATTGGATTTTACAAACGGTACTGCGACATGTTGGGTATTGGCTATGGCAGTAACTTAGATTGCAACAATCAACAgtctttctaa
- the LOC101215573 gene encoding endochitinase has translation MLITSRKNMKTYSLVILCFAFLLVVVAAEQCGRQANGALCPNNLCCSQFGFCGDTDDYCKNGCQSQCRGSSTPTPSGGSGVGSIISESLYNQMLKYSRDSRCPSNGFYTYNAFITAARFFPAFGNTGSVETRKREVAAFFGQTSHETTGGWPTAPDGPYAWGYCFIRERNQQAYCTPSQQWPCASGQQYYGRGPIQLTHNYNYGPAGNAIGAPLLASPDLVATDAVVSFKTALWFWMTAQGNKPSCHNVITGNWQPSSADNAAGRSPGYGVITNIINGGLECGHGPDDRVKDRIGFYKRYCDMLGIGYGNNLDCYNQRSF, from the exons ATGTTAATCACATCaaggaaaaatatgaagaCATATTCACTTGTAATCTTATGCTTTGCCTTTCTTTTGGTAGTTGTCGCTGCCGAGCAATGTGGGCGGCAGGCCAATGGGGCTCTTTGCCCCAATAACCTCTGCTGCAGCCAGTTCGGGTTCTGCGGTGATACCGACGACTATTGTAAAAATGGTTGTCAAAGCCAGTGTCGTGGCTCTAGTACTCCTACGCCATCTGGCGGTAGCGGCGTTGGAAGTATCATAAGCGAAAGTCTTTACAATCAAATGCTCAAATATAGTAGGGATTCTCGATGTCCTAGTAATGGATTCTATACCTATAATGCTTTCATTACTGCTGCTCGATTCTTCCCGGCCTTCGGTAACACGGGAAGTGTAGAGACTCGTAAGAGGGAGGTTGCAGCTTTTTTCGGTCAAACTTCTCACGAGACTACAG GAGGATGGCCCACTGCACCAGATGGCCCATACGCATGGGGATACTGTTTCATTCGAGAGAGAAATCAACAAGCATATTGCACACCTAGTCAGCAATGGCCGTGTGCTTCTGGTCAACAATATTACGGTCGTGGACCAATCCAACTAACCCA CAACTACAACTACGGACCAGCAGGGAATGCAATAGGAGCGCCGTTGCTAGCCAGCCCTGATTTGGTAGCCACAGATGCAGTTGTATCCTTCAAGACAGCCCTATGGTTTTGGATGACAGCACAAGGAAATAAACCATCTTGTCATAATGTTATTACCGGCAATTGGCAACCTTCGAGTGCTGACAATGCTGCAGGAAGATCCCCTGGCTATGGTGTCATCACCAACATCATTAATGGTGGACTCGAGTGTGGACATGGTCCTGATGATAGAGTTAAAGACAGAATTGGATTTTACAAACGCTACTGTGACATGCTGGGTATTGGTTATGGCAACAACTTAGATTGCTACAATCAAAGGTCTTTCTAG
- the LOC101217557 gene encoding uncharacterized protein LOC101217557, translated as MVIKSIFTGAHQPVRSVSLPTRVELKPEPLLQSLKSFQVSSCNAKTTPFGLEEIQAALVGLAELYNSVGELVQSSSTQQALVHYKEGKLVEEALNESVVLIDSCSSARDIILTMKQNIQTLQSALRRKCANSIVENHVRAYFSFRRKAKKDIGNYISVLKRMENDRTTNFFLLWDIQNHDLLPLIKLLREARSVSISIFGELLAFLSAPVVKGNARGWSLVSQLMPVIKSGSGKGQKTVNELENVDIALNSLLGQGRGTCGNDNKAEVQIAQRRIGTLASSFEGIESGLDCMFRCLVKHRVCFLNMLVH; from the coding sequence ATGGTGATCAAATCAATATTCACCGGTGCCCACCAACCAGTTAGGTCGGTTAGTTTGCCTACGAGGGTGGAGCTCAAGCCAGAACCGTTGTTACAAAGCCTAAAATCCTTTCAAGTTTCGTCTTGCAATGCAAAAACAACACCGTTCGGGCTCGAGGAGATCCAAGCTGCATTGGTTGGACTAGCCGAGTTGTATAACTCTGTCGGGGAGCTTGTTCAATCTTCTTCCACCCAGCAGGCTCTTGTTCACTATAAGGAAGGGAAGCTTGTGGAAGAGGCTTTAAATGAATCTGTTGTATTGATAGACTCTTGCAGCTCAGCAAGAGACATAATCCTtacaatgaaacaaaatatacaaacCCTTCAATCAGCTTTACGTCGAAAGTGTGCAAATTCAATCGTCGAAAACCATGTCCGTGCCTACTTCAGCTTTCGAAGGAAGGCGAAGAAAGATATCGGAAACTACATCAGCGTGCTGAAGCGAATGGAGAATGATAGAACaacaaacttctttttattatggGATATACAAAATCATGATTTGTTGCCTCTAATCAAACTGCTGAGAGAAGCAAGAAGCGTCAGCATCTCTATATTTGGAGAGCTTCTAGCATTCCTATCGGCACCGGTAGTGAAGGGTAACGCTAGAGGGTGGTCATTGGTGTCGCAATTGATGCCAGTGATCAAATCTGGATCAGGGAAGGGACAGAAGACAGTAAATGAGTTGGAGAATGTGGATATTGCTCTCAATTCTCTCCTTGGCCAAGGGAGAGGGACTTGTGGGAATGATAACAAAGCTGAAGTTCAAATTGCACAAAGAAGGATTGGAACATTGGCATCAAGTTTTGAAGGAATAGAGAGTGGATTAGATTGCATGTTCAGATGTTTAGTTAAACATAGAGTGTGTTTTCTGAACATGTTGGTTCATTGA
- the LOC101217328 gene encoding pentatricopeptide repeat-containing protein At2g17670 produces MGKLSPSFRSILSSNTVINKPPHSPAAPPLSSKKATPKPSRKTPSGQSSGHPEKPKLPTVFKSASLADAKKLYSSFVSATKAPFNLRVHNSLLQSYASIATLNDSISFLRHMSKVQPSFSPDQSTFHILLSTSGNRPDSTLASVQQILNFMVTNGFNPDKVTADLAVRSLCSVGLVDEAVELVKELSQKHTPPDIYTYNHLVKQLCKSRALSTVYNFIVEMRSSCGAKPDLVTYTILIDNVCNSNNLREAMRLVSLLYKEGFKPDCFVYNTIMKGYCMVGRGAEAIGVYKKMKEVGLEPDVVTFNTLIFGLSKSGRVKEARNFLDIMAEMGHFPDAVTYTSLMNGMCREGNALGALSLLKEMEAKGCNPNSCTYNTLLHGLSKSRLLDRGIELYGLMKSCDMKLETASYSTFVRALCRSGRIAEAYEVFDYAVESKSLTDVSAYLSLESTLKSLKNAREQAHAI; encoded by the coding sequence ATGGGAAAATTATCGCCATCATTTCGTTCAATTCTCTCCTCCAACACTGTCATTAACAAACCGCCCCATTCTCCGGCGGCGCCTCCGCTCTCATCCAAGAAAGCAACACCAAAACCTTCCCGGAAAACTCCATCGGGTCAGAGCTCCGGCCACCCCGAAAAGCCTAAACTCCCAACGGTGTTCAAATCGGCTAGTCTCGCCGACGCCAAGAAGCTCTACTCCTCCTTCGTCTCCGCTACAAAAGCCCCTTTCAATCTTCGAGTTCATAATTCCCTCCTTCAGTCTTACGCTTCAATTGCTACACTCAATGATTCCATCTCTTTCCTCCGCCATATGTCCAAAGTTCAACCTTCCTTCTCGCCCGATCAATCGACTTTTCATATCTTACTCTCTACCTCCGGGAATCGTCCCGATTCCACTCTCGCCTCGGTTCAGCAAATTCTCAATTTCATGGTTACCAATGGCTTCAATCCTGACAAGGTAACTGCTGATCTTGCTGTGCGTTCGCTTTGTTCGGTAGGTCTCGTTGATGAAGCTGTAGAGTTAGTTAAGGAATTATCGCAAAAACACACGCCTCCtgatatttatacatataatcATCTCGTTAAGCAACTTTGCAAGTCCAGAGCTCTGTCCAcggtttataattttatagttgaaaTGCGTAGTAGCTGTGGTGCGAAGCCCGATCTTGTTACTTATACAATCTTGATAGATAATGTGTGTAATAGCAATAATCTACGTGAGGCTATGCGGTTGGTAAGTTTGTTGTATAAGGAGGGTTTTAAGCCGGATTGCTTTGTTTATAACACAATTATGAAAGGTTATTGTATGGTTGGCAGGGGCGCCGAGGCAATTGGAGTctataagaaaatgaaggagGTGGGATTGGAGCCCGATGTTGTAACTTTTAATACATTGATTTTTGGCTTGTCGAAGTCGGGGCGAGTTAAGGAAGCCAGAAACTTTTTGGACATTATGGCAGAGATGGGTCATTTCCCTGACGCAGTTACTTACACTTCATTGATGAATGGAATGTGTCGTGAGGGTAATGCATTGGGAGCATTGTCATTGCTTAAGGAGATGGAGGCAAAGGGGTGTAACCCCAATTCTTGCACGTATAATACGTTACTCCATGGGTTGTCAAAGTCTAGGCTTTTGGACAGAGGGATTGAATTGTATGGTTTGATGAAGTCTTGTGATATGAAGCTTGAAACAGCTTCCTATTCTACTTTTGTGAGGGCGCTATGCAGGAGTGGTAGAATTGCTGAAGCATATGAAGTGTTTGATTATGCAGTTGAGAGTAAAAGTCTGACTGATGTTTCTGCATATTTGTCGTTAGAGAGTACATTGAAGTCTCTGAAGAATGCGAGGGAGCAAGCCCATGCTATATAA
- the LOC105435940 gene encoding endochitinase-like: MKSLLLGSTSAEQHGRYDTVESIITESLFNQMLKYSTDSQCPSNGFYTYNAFITAAQSFPGFGTTGNIVTRKRELAAFFGQTSHETTGGWASAPDGPYAWGYCFIRERNQDVYCTPSDQWPCVAGQKYYGRGPMQLTHNYNYGLVGNALGLDLLSNPDLVATDAIISFQAAIWFWMTPQGNKPSCHDVITGNWQPSSIDRAAGRVPGYGVITNIINGGLECGHGPDSRVEDRIGFYKRYCDMLGIGYGRNLDCNNQRSF, from the exons atgaagtCCCTTCTTTTAGGATCTACCTCAGCCGAGCAACATGGGCGGTATGATACTGTAGAAAGTATCATTACCGAAAGCCTATTCAATCAAATGCTTAAATATTCTACCGACTCTCAATGTCCTAGTAATGGATTCTATACCTATAATGCTTTCATTACCGCTGCTCAATCCTTTCCTGGCTTTGGTACCACGGGAAATATCGTTACTCGTAAGAGAGAGCTTGCAGCCTTTTTTGGTCAAACTTCTCATGAGACTACTG GAGGATGGGCTTCTGCACCTGATGGTCCATATGCGTGGGGATATTGTTTCATAAGGGAGAGAAATCAAGATGTGTATTGCACACCTAGCGACCAATGGCCATGTGTTGCTGGTCAGAAATACTATGGTCGTGGACCAATGCAACTAACTCA CAACTACAACTACGGGCTAGTAGGAAATGCACTAGGTTTGGATTTGCTAAGCAACCCTGATTTGGTAGCCACAGATGCTATTATATCATTCCAGGCAGCCATTTGGTTTTGGATGACACCACAAGGAAACAAACCATCCTGTCACGATGTTATTACCGGCAATTGGCAACCTTCGAGCATCGACAGAGCTGCCGGAAGAGTCCCTGGCTATGGTGTCATCACCAATATCATTAACGGTGGACTCGAATGTGGACATGGCCCCGACTCTAGAGTTGAGGATCGAATTGGATTTTACAAACGATATTGCGACATGTTGGGTATTGGTTATGGCAGAAACTTAGATTGCAACAATCAACGgtctttctaa